GGAGTTTGCCTGGAGCCGGACATCGGAGGCCAATCTTGCAACCTCTTTCCAGACGATTGTGGATGTTCGCTCCAGATTGGCGGAAAAAGGCACTACTCTGGTTATCGTGCCGATCCCGCCTAAAGCGCAGGTCGTGGCCGGGCAGCTGGGCAGTAACGTTTTGCCTGAAACCAATGCCGATCTCTATGAGAGATTCATGGCCTTCCTGAACAAGAAGGGGATAGCGGCCGCGGACGTGGCCGCGACGTTCGGTTCCGCAAAGCCTGAAGAACTTTTTCTGCGATCGGATACGCACTGGACGGTCAAAGGCAGCGGTCTGGCGGCAAAGGCGGCGTGCGCCGCCATTCCCCGTCGCGATCAGTTGATGAAAACTGCTTTTGACAGCGTATCCCAAAACGATGTCAACCATGTCGGCGACCTCGCAAAGTTCGTCGATGCCGGCTGGATGTTGCCCGGAGCCGGTACGGGCTTCGACATCATCCAGCCGATATCGGCTGCCGCCAGGGCGGATAACGCCGATGCGTTGTTTGGTGATGGCGAGGCTGGAGCTGCACCGGCGGATCAGGTCGTCCTGGTCGGGACGAGCTATAGCGCGAACCCACTTTGGTCTTTTGAAGATCAGTTGAAAACGACGTGCGAGGTGGATGTTCTCAACTACGCCAGGGAAGGAAAGGGGCCTTTTGTGCCCATGCAGGATTTTCTGGAGAAACTTCGCTCGCAAGCGGCGCCAAAAGTCGTGTTGTGGGAGATACCGGTACGTTATCTGGATGATATCGTATAAATATATCCATTTTACGCATATATATTGTAATTTAGAGTTTGATTAAGTCAAAAAAATATATAATGTGGATATATATATCGTATTATATGTAACTTACTTCGATTTTTGATCGTAACTTTATTTCATTGATGGATTATTGGATGAGACACTATCTCGAAAAGAGAGTGCTCGGTCTTCCTGATGAAGTATTGCCTGTCGATAGATTGTCGACAGTGCCGGTTTCTCGGGCAGGAGAGCAATCCGCTATCGTCGATTGGAGCGAGAGCTTTCCGGCCCATTTGCTGTTTGTGCTTGGCCTCGCCAGCTTGATCGTGATCGTCCCGGAGGGCGTGCTTTTTGGGGCGAACGCGGGTCTTTTGTTCGGTCTGGGCGCACTGGCCGTTTGGCGGTATTTCTGGGGTGTCCTGCATTTCGTGCGGTCCAACATCTATCGTCGCACTGTCTTCCCGAAAATGCGCATTCGAGCGGATCGTCATCTCGAGCACAGTGCGGAAAACGGCCAAGCGCCTCATGCCTATCTCATCGTCACCAGTTTTCGCATCGACGGCGACACGACAGCCGAGGTGTATCGCGCCGCGTTCCGGGCAGCGCTTGCTTCTCGCGGCGGGGCGACGGTCATCGCATCCATCGTCGAAATGTCCGACCAGCGCCTGATCCGTTCGATGCACCGCCTTATTTGCGGCGAGAACACGGATATCCGTCTGGTGATCGTCCGCATCAATGGCAGCGGCAAGCGGGATGCGCTGGCCTACGCTTTTCGGGCCGTCTCCAAGCTGGAGCCGCGAGGCGATGACGTCGTGGCAGTGATCGACGGCGATTCCATCGTGCCCGAAAACCTCGTCGATCGGTGCGCCGGTTTTTTCGCGGATGGTCGCGTTGGTGCGTTGACCACGGATGAAACCTCGCGGGTGCGTGGAAAATCGTCGTTTCACGTCTGGTATTCGTTGCGGTTTGCGCAACGCCATATTCTCATGTCGTCGAACGGGCTTTCAAGACGCGTTCTGACACTGACCGGGAGAATGTCGATGTTCCGCGCCTCGGTCGTCACCAATTCCGATTTCATTCTGCAGGTGGAACGGGACTATATCGAGCATTGGCGTCTTGGCAGGTTGAAGTTCCTGACCGGCGACGACAAGTCGAGCTGGTATTGGCTGCTGCGCAACAATTATCACATGCTGTATGTGCCCGACGTCACCGTCGCGACAGTCGAAGACCCACCGACCTCAGGCTTTTTCCAGGCCGCGGCGCAATTGATGACGCGATGGTTCGGCAACATGCTGCGAACGAACAGCCGCGCACTGGCGCTTGGTCCCTGGCATATCGGTTATTTTACGTGGTGGACGATTTTCGATCAGCGCATCTCGATGTGGACGTCGCTTGCCGGCCTCGTCATGGTCATCCTGATCGGGCTTTTCGACAACCCGTTCATTTTCCCGGCCTATTTCGCCTGGGTTCTGCTGACCCGTTACATCATGACGCTGATGTTGTTCAATTCCCGACCGCGGGTTTCGATTTTCTATCCCTTCTTCATCTATTTCAATCAGGTTTTCGGCTCGATCATAAAAACCTACATTTTCTTCCACCTCGATCGCCAGAAGTGGACGCGGCAGAAAACGACACTGTCCGCCAATGGCTCCGGCCGAGCCGCAGCGCTAAAAAACGCCTCTTCCACCTACATGCATGTTTTATCGATTACCCTTTTTGTAACCCTCATATCGTTGCTCGTCGGTCAATTGTCGGTCCCAGGCATTGAGGCGACCACTGCGATTTTCGGTATGCGCTGACCCGCGAAGGAGCCCAAAATGAACATGAGCATCGTGAGTTTCGAAGCGGATGAGCAACGCCAGCATGCGCGCTATAAGTTGCCGCTGAAATGCGTCATCGATCAGCACAGATATTCATCGATCGACTGGTCTTTGGGCGGGGTGGGCGTCGCAACAGGCGATGCCACCTTCGAAGAAGGACAAGTGCTGCCCCTGCAGTTGCAGATACCTCTCGATGGTTTCGACATGATGTTGCCCGTGAAAGCGGAAGTCCGTCATTCCAGCGTGGAAACCGGCCGTACGGGTTTCAAATTTGTCGGTACGTCTCCGGCCGCGCAGCGTATGCTGCGTTATATTCACGATTCCTACATCAGTGGTGAGCTCGTCGAGGGTAACGATATTCTCGATTTCGCCAGGCGCGCTTCCGGCGAGGTCAAACTGCGGCCACGAAAATCGGGCGAGGCGGTACCGGGCGCTGGCAACTTCCGAAAGGCCGTGGGCATTGTCGCCACGCTGGTCCTGTCGCTCGCGCTTGCAGCGTTTCTGGCAAGCAGTCTCTATACACGTCTCTGGGTTTTCGAGGCCGATAGTGCGGTTGTTACGGTCGATACGGTTCCGGTTCTTGCACCTGCCAACGGCATCATCACCAATCTGGTGACCGGTCCGGTAAAAAGTGGTGAGCGGATTTTGACTGTTCTGACCGAGAGCGGACAGAGCACGTCGGTCGTCGCATCATGCGATTGCACCGCCGAGCCCATAGGTCCGGCTGTCGATACGCAGATCAAGGTCGGAGCGCAGGTGTTGGGGCTGCG
The DNA window shown above is from Agrobacterium tumefaciens and carries:
- a CDS encoding alginate O-acetyltransferase AlgX-related protein — encoded protein: MISPRLLSTASVLFLLLAGAGITANYVVTIPDEDLKVDELADIWTGKVASRLEEGYERELPFSNFAVEFFNAVSLGVFGEARKGAIVGRSGWLFTAEEFAWSRTSEANLATSFQTIVDVRSRLAEKGTTLVIVPIPPKAQVVAGQLGSNVLPETNADLYERFMAFLNKKGIAAADVAATFGSAKPEELFLRSDTHWTVKGSGLAAKAACAAIPRRDQLMKTAFDSVSQNDVNHVGDLAKFVDAGWMLPGAGTGFDIIQPISAAARADNADALFGDGEAGAAPADQVVLVGTSYSANPLWSFEDQLKTTCEVDVLNYAREGKGPFVPMQDFLEKLRSQAAPKVVLWEIPVRYLDDIV
- a CDS encoding PilZ domain-containing protein, whose amino-acid sequence is MNMSIVSFEADEQRQHARYKLPLKCVIDQHRYSSIDWSLGGVGVATGDATFEEGQVLPLQLQIPLDGFDMMLPVKAEVRHSSVETGRTGFKFVGTSPAAQRMLRYIHDSYISGELVEGNDILDFARRASGEVKLRPRKSGEAVPGAGNFRKAVGIVATLVLSLALAAFLASSLYTRLWVFEADSAVVTVDTVPVLAPANGIITNLVTGPVKSGERILTVLTESGQSTSVVASCDCTAEPIGPAVDTQIKVGAQVLGLRHADAKPHVVAMVDRSHLMALYKAPHVSVDLPQGTVLHDVAVSQLPKVSEQSAATSDRVAVKIDLGGHDLTAEIGTPAVVRFDNGPWFGLNQWIADMTGRILPK
- a CDS encoding glycosyltransferase, producing the protein MRHYLEKRVLGLPDEVLPVDRLSTVPVSRAGEQSAIVDWSESFPAHLLFVLGLASLIVIVPEGVLFGANAGLLFGLGALAVWRYFWGVLHFVRSNIYRRTVFPKMRIRADRHLEHSAENGQAPHAYLIVTSFRIDGDTTAEVYRAAFRAALASRGGATVIASIVEMSDQRLIRSMHRLICGENTDIRLVIVRINGSGKRDALAYAFRAVSKLEPRGDDVVAVIDGDSIVPENLVDRCAGFFADGRVGALTTDETSRVRGKSSFHVWYSLRFAQRHILMSSNGLSRRVLTLTGRMSMFRASVVTNSDFILQVERDYIEHWRLGRLKFLTGDDKSSWYWLLRNNYHMLYVPDVTVATVEDPPTSGFFQAAAQLMTRWFGNMLRTNSRALALGPWHIGYFTWWTIFDQRISMWTSLAGLVMVILIGLFDNPFIFPAYFAWVLLTRYIMTLMLFNSRPRVSIFYPFFIYFNQVFGSIIKTYIFFHLDRQKWTRQKTTLSANGSGRAAALKNASSTYMHVLSITLFVTLISLLVGQLSVPGIEATTAIFGMR